In Mytilus edulis chromosome 6, xbMytEdul2.2, whole genome shotgun sequence, the following proteins share a genomic window:
- the LOC139526711 gene encoding uncharacterized protein translates to MSVFETDSVRVDTTIPKVKWLKVGTLVAGEEEDVAGYVWQASKKGIKAAWSAKDPESGIIGYEVAVGTTPGGTDKLAWTLYGAENDVFIQGFCLSIIGGTDKLAWTLYCAENDVFIQGFCLSIIGGTDKLAWTLYGAENDVFIQGFCPSIIGGTDKLAWTLYGAENDVFIQGFCPSIIGGTDKLAWTLYGAENDVFIQGLSLDITNLTTYQPGYYVSLKATNEALLISSSITSTPIVVVDEDKAGLIVDGADGTDETSTEVGVDVDYTIDTTTVTVQFDQFESHLHGVMMYEWSVGTTPGGEEVRPFMSEGIIHSEEKNVAGDEEEKVAE, encoded by the exons ATGTCAGTATTTGAAACTGATAGTGTTAGAGTGGATACGACCATTCCTAAG GTCAAGTGGTTAAAAGTAGGAACATTAGTGGCTGGAGAAGAGGAGGACGTTGCTGGTTATGTGTGGCAGGCCAGTAAAAAAGGGATCAAGGCAGCTTGGTCTGCTAAAGACCCTGAGTCTGGTATTATTGGGTATGAGGTTGCTGTCGGCACTACTCCTG GTGGAACAGACAAACTAGCCTGGACATTATATGGTGCAGAGAATGATGTATTTATACAAGGTTTTTGTCTCTCTATTATAGGTGGAACAGACAAACTAGCCTGGACATTATATTGTGCAGAGAATGATGTATTTATACAAGGTTTTTGTCTCTCTATTATAGGTGGAACAGACAAACTAGCCTGGACATTATATGGTGCAGAGAATGATGTATTTATACAAGGTTTTTGTCCCTCTATTATAGGTGGAACAGACAAACTAGCCTGGACATTATATGGTGCAGAGAATGATGTATTTATACAAGGTTTTTGTCCCTCTATTATAGGTGGAACAGACAAACTAGCTTGGACATTATATGGTGCAGAGAATGATGTATTTATACAAGGGTTAAGTCTAGATATCACCAACCTGACTACGTACCAGCCTGGGTATTACGTCAGTCTAAAGGCCACGAATGAAGCATTGTTAATCAGCTCCTCAATCACGTCTACGCCTATTGTGGTTGTTGATGAGGACAAAGCTG GTCTTATTGTTGATGGAGCTGATGGAACAGACGAAACCTCAACAGAAGTAGGCGTGGATGTAGACTACACCATTGATACCACCACTGTCACTGTACAGTTTGACCAATTTGAAAGTCACCTTCATGGTGTAATGATGTATGAGTGGTCCGTGGGTACCACACCAGGCGGGGAAGAGGTACGGCCATTCATGAGTGAGGGAATCATACATTCAGAGGAAAAAAATGTAGCGGGAGATG AGGAAGAAAAAGTAGCT GAGTAA
- the LOC139526712 gene encoding uncharacterized protein, giving the protein MGSQQGSNNINGTEVPGYISQYSFQGLGHKLNHGDKYYVTVTAVNFVDMEAYAFSSEIGIDSTPPTYGKVIDLHTTHRVDVTNTERTLAMDAKKCDTDEECDLLDATCSESMTSVSATWQAFQDPESGVLRYQIALGTFPGGGQIKPFSDIDLEDGVLKTQKRSTKIKNREKRSTRNKIVNIKEFIRNKYQKLYSAVLGDHAAISNEDEDLAVTF; this is encoded by the exons ATGGGAAGTCAACAAGGATCTAATAATATCAATGGAACAGAGGTCCCAGGATATATAAGTCAATACTCATTCCAAG gTCTTGGTCACAAGCTAAATCATGGTGATAAGTACTATGTGACAGTGACGGCAGTAAACTTTGTTGACATGGAGGCCTACGCTTTCTCTTCTGAAATTGGTATAGACTCCACACCACCCACCTACGGTAAAGTGATTGACCTTCACACTACACACAGAGTAGATGTCACCAACACTGAAAGGACGTTAGCCATGGATGCCAAGAAATGTGACACAGATGAGG AATGTGATTTGCTGGATGCCACTTGTTCAGAGTCAATGACATCAGTGTCAGCCACGTGGCAAGCATTCCAAGATCCAGAATCTGGGGTTCTAAG GTACCAGATAGCCCTTGGAACGTTCCCTGGTGGAGGACAAATCAAACCTTTCTCTGACATAGATTTAGAAGATGGAGTCTTAAAAACGCAAAAACGTAGCACGAAAATTAAAAATCGGGAAAAACGAAGCACGAGAAATAAGATCGTAAATATTAAGGAATTTATCCGAAACAAGTACCAGAAGTTATACTCAGCCGTTCTTGGAGATCATGCAGCTATAAGTAATGAAGATGAAGACCTTGCAGTCACCTTTTAG
- the LOC139526713 gene encoding uncharacterized protein has protein sequence MSIKVKWEGQCTEDVMVLQGIQQGAKLSTTLYKCYNNVILDSILKSGLGACIGDIQVPAPTCADDIAVLANSTADAQGILYIVQHHTSRDLVKINPTKSEAVLYNAKGSNISTLKFEDNDINITNETKHLGIKRNEQNRANISERIRTGRATIYSLLGAGLHVRRGFSPMVAYKLWRTYAVPRSIYGLEVMNLLAKEKDMLELAERKILRQIQGLPNNTANMAVYTLVGAEPIAITLDKNVLTFFMNIVRNPGTIECDILRRQIVFSDQRGKDFTNRVEKTLSKYNLKSSSYYIENPLNKMEWKRLVGIKIKEYWKNECHNEKMEKTSLKYIEIQNNPLNEAHNIWKSMQFK, from the exons ATGAGCATCAAGGTTAAATGGGAAGGGCAATGTACAGAAGATGTCATGGTTCTACAAGGAATTCAACAAGGTGCAAAACTATCTACAACGCTATATAAATGCTACAACAACGTCATACTTGATAGCATATTAAAAAGTGGACTTGGAGCATGTATTGGTGATATACAAGTCCCTGCACCAACATGTGCCGATGACATTGCTGTCCTGGCAAATAGTACTGCAGATGCACAAGGAATATTATACATCGTACAACACCATACAAGCAGAGATCTAGTCAAAATCAATCCAACTAAATCTGAAGCGGTTCTATACAATGCAAAAGGCTCAAACATATCAACGTTGAAATTTGAAGACAATGACATCAATATAACCAATGAAACCAAACATCTAGGTATCAAAAGAAACGAGCAAAACCGTGCAAATATCTCAGAAAGAATAAGAACCGGAAGGGCAACAATATACAGCCTTCTTGGAGCTGGGTTACATGTCAGAAGGGGATTCTCACCCATGGTTGCATACAAGCTATGGAGAACATATGCAGTACCAAGAAGCATATACGGACTTGAGGTGATGAACTTACTTGCAAAAGAAAAGGATATGCTAGAACTGGCAGAGAGAAAAATCCTCCGACAAATTCAAGGACTTCCAAATAATACAGCAAATATGGCTGTATATACCCTGGTAGGAGCAGAACCTATTGCCATCACATTAGACAAAAATGTACTTACCTTCTTCATGAATATTGTTCGAAATCCAGGAACCATAGAATGTGACATTCTGCGCCGACAAATAGTATTCTCAGACCAAAGAGGAAAAGACTTTACCAACAGAGTAGAAAAAACTCtatcaaaatacaatttgaaatccAGTAGCTACTACATAGAAAATCCACTGAATAAAATGGAATGGAAAAGACTAGTAGGAATAAAGATCAAGGAATACTGGAAAAATGAATGTCATaatgaaaaaatggaaaaaacatcACTTAAATACATAGAGATACAGAACAATCCATTAAATGAAGCTCACAATATATGGAAAAGC atgCAATTTAAGTAG